In Passer domesticus isolate bPasDom1 chromosome 9, bPasDom1.hap1, whole genome shotgun sequence, a genomic segment contains:
- the LOC135307240 gene encoding uncharacterized protein LOC135307240: MVTSCGCLVVVVDTESALSGPERGADTVLTPSWYLKRMNDDKVPEEFPEGLPDVPEELLAALHEAPSETDSETVPETLAVEESDSVPGSHEKREPTEDTRTLAEPEEYSGSSGGQKAQTAGHCDPSKYYILVGTVAASALLLLGAVSGYLVMHQLLKRDRRSQEDKEATGQDWDSSWESCGQPRGEPQSGEGAGSSERAQGNGFRDSCRLFPELFAAELAQLHKNMSADPSPLPTCSFCALADNTSSRDHWISLESPQPTASSWPSYQYLQDYYLLEDED, from the exons atggtaacttcttgtgggtgtttggttgtagttgtggacacagagagtgctctttcaggccctgagcgaggggcagataccgtgctgactccgagctggtacctcaagc ggatgaacgatgacaaggttcctgaagagttccctgaaggattgccggatgttccagaggagctcctggcagccttgcatgaagccccatctg agacagattctgagactgtgccggagaccttagctgtggaagaaagtgacagtgtgccaggctcacatgaaaaaagagaaccaacagaggacaccaggacacttgctgagcctgaggaatattcag ggtcatccggtgggcaaaaagcccagactgctggacactgtgacccgagcaagtactacatcctagtagggacagtagcagcctcagctttgcttctgcttggggcagtgtctggctatctagtcatgcatcagctgctgaagagagacag gaggagccaggaggacaaagaggcaacaggacaggactgggactcttcctgggaaagctgtggtcagcctagaggtgaaccacagtcaggagaaggagcaggaagcagcgagagagcccaaggcaacgggttcagggacagctgccgcctgtttcctgagctctttgcagcagagctcgcccagctgcacaagaacatgagcgcagacccgtcacctctgcccacctgctccttctgtgctctggctgacaacacctcttcacgggaccactggatttccctggagtcacctcagcccacagcatcctcttggccctcctaccaatacctgcaggactactatctgttagaggatgaagattag